A DNA window from Aquarana catesbeiana isolate 2022-GZ linkage group LG01, ASM4218655v1, whole genome shotgun sequence contains the following coding sequences:
- the LOC141113208 gene encoding olfactory receptor 5V1-like, which produces MKINFNKSEAMSVGLPPHLLTALKDSFNFKWTNTGLKYLGTFLMEAYNISGFMVLGFSDLWCCKDLIGLLLAFIYVTATISNLVIFWVILYDPQLHTAMYFFLGNLSFLDIAYITVIVPKMLVIIFTEDIYISYSGCAAQLFSYVFLEGSEAFLLLAMAYDRYIAICSPLYYRNIMEKKFCLMLAASSWMSGGINSCIHTALTFSLPFCGSHYVNQYFCDIPPLLHISCKVTFINEIVLFTVGGVWVGLGPFLLIIISYSYIWSAISKMHSAERKSKVFSTCSAHITVVALFFGASLFTYIHPPSRYALDENRVVSVIYSVLTPILNPFIYSLRNDSVKGALQKAIKYLLLAKP; this is translated from the exons ATGAAGATTAACTTCAACAAATCAGAGGCCATGAGCGTGGGATTGCCCCCTCACCTCCTGACTGCCCTTAAAGACAGTTTCAATTTTAAATGGACCAATACAGGACTTAAATACTTGG GTACTTTTCTTATGGAGGCTTACAATATTAGTGGATTTATGGTTTTAGGATTTTCAGATCTTTGGTGCTGTAAAGACCTAATAGGGCTTCTCCTGGCATTTATTTATGTCACCGCCACAATCAGTAATTTGGTTATCTTTTGGGTAATCCTGTATGACCCACAACTTCACACAGCCATGTATTTTTTTCTAGGAAATTTGTCATTCTTGGACATAGCATATATTACTGTCATTGTTCCTAAAATGTTGGTCATTATCTTCACTGAAGACATATACATTTCCTACAGTGGTTGTGCTGCTCAATTATTTTCCTATGTGTTCCTAGAAGGCAGTGAGGCTTTTTTACTCTTGGCTATGGCCTATGATCGTTACATTGCTATATGTTCTCCTTTGTATTACAGGAACATTATGGAGAAAAAATTCTGTCTGATGCTTGCAGCCAGTTCTTGGATGTCTGGTGGTATTAATTCCTGTATTCACACAGCACTAACTTTCAGTCTTCCATTCTGTGGATCACATTATGTAAATCAATACTTTTGTGACATACCTCCACTTCTTCATATATCTTGTAAGGTTACTTTCATTAATGAAATTGTTTTATTCACAGTTGGTGGAGTTTGGGTAGGTCTTGGGCCTTTCTTGCTAATTATAATCTCCTACTCATACATCTGGTCTGCGATAAGTAAAATGCACTCAGCAGAGAGGAAAAGTAAGGTCTTCTCTACATGTTCAGCTCATATAACAGTGGTTGCTCTATTCTTTGGTGCAAGTCTGTTTACTTATATACATCCTCCATCCAGATATGCTTTAGATGAGAACAGAGTTGTGTCTGTAATATATAGTGTTTTGACACCAATTCTGAATCCTTTTATATACAGTTTGAGAAATGACTCTGTAAAAGGAGCTTTACAGAAAGCCATTAAATACTTATTGCTAGCAAAGCCATAG